One part of the Raphanus sativus cultivar WK10039 chromosome 7, ASM80110v3, whole genome shotgun sequence genome encodes these proteins:
- the LOC108815821 gene encoding FCS-Like Zinc finger 6, which yields MLLGKRRRPPINRTTSLSEIKFDLNLPGESEVSSTQQSPSQNPMVEPYVSNGQLVAAAVDRRLLAMVSPRGNLRRHSVDFSDAGHFLRSCSLCERLLVPGRDIYMYRGDTAFCSLDCRQQQIAQDERNDKSKQAKESTLATTSKAAKGGRASTAM from the exons ATGTTGCTCGGAAAGAGACGACGACCACCGATCAACAGAACAACGAGCCTATCGGAGATAAAGTTCGATCTCAACCTTCCCGGAGAATCTGAGGTATCATCAACTCAGCAGAGTCCAAGCCAAAACCCCATGGTTGAACCATACGTTTCCAACGGTCAACTCGTAGCAGCAGCCGTCGATCGACGGCTGTTAGCTATGGTCTCACCGAGAGGTAATCTAAGGAGACACTCGGTAGATTTTTCTGACGCTGGACATTTCTTGAGATCTTGCTCTCTCTGCGAACGCTTACTTGTTCCTGGCCGCGACATCTATATGTATAG GGGAGATACGGCATTTTGTAGCTTGGACTGCAGGCAACAGCAAATAGCACAAGACGAGCGCAACGATAAAAGTAAACAGGCAAAGGAATCGACGTTGGCGACCACCAGCAAAGCCGCCAAGGGAGGGCGAGCTTCAACCGCCATGTAA
- the LOC108814164 gene encoding 60S ribosomal protein L30-2 — protein MVTAKKTKKSHEGINSRLALVMKSGKYTLGYKSVLKSLRGSKGKLILISSNCPPLRRSEIEYYAMLAKVGVHHYNGNNVDLGTACGKYFRVSCLSIVDPGDSDIIKSIPGDQ, from the exons ATGGTGACTGCCAAGAAGACG AAGAAGTCTCACGAGGGAATCAACAGTAGGTTGGCTCTTGTGATGAAGAGTGGTAAATACACTCTTGGTTACAAGTCCGTCCTCAAGTCTCTCCGTGGCTCCAAAG GGAAGCTTATTCTCATCTCTTCTAACTGCCCACCGTTGAGGAGATCGGAGATTGAGTACTACGCAATGCTTGCGAAAGTTGGTGTTCACCACTACAATGGAA aCAATGTTGATTTGGGTACAGCTTGTGGAAAGTACTTCCGCGTTTCTTGTCTGAGCATCGTTGATCCTG GTGATTCTGACATTATCAAGAGCATTCCTGGTGATCAGTGA